One stretch of Rattus norvegicus strain BN/NHsdMcwi chromosome 12, GRCr8, whole genome shotgun sequence DNA includes these proteins:
- the Rpl21 gene encoding large ribosomal subunit protein eL21 — translation MTNTKGKRRGTRYMFSRPFRKHGVVPLATYMRIYKKGDIVDIKGMGTVQKGMPHKCYHGKTGRVYNVTQHAVGIIVNKQVKGKILAKRINVRIEHIKHSKSRDSFLKRVKENDQKKKEAKEKGTWVQLKRQPAPPREAHFVRTNGKEPELLEPIPYEFMA, via the exons ATGacgaacacaaaaggaaagaggaggggtactcggtatatgttctctagaccttttaggaaacatg gagtcgttcctttggccacatacatgcgaatctacaagaagggtgatattgtagacatcaag ggaatgggcactgttcaaaaaggaatgccccataagtgttaccatggcaaaaccggaagagtctacaatgtcacccagcatgccgtggGCATCATTGTGAACAAGCAAGTTAA aggcaagattctggccaagaggatcaatgtgcggattgagcacatcaagcactcaaagagcagagacagcttcctgaagcgggtgaaggagaacgatcagaagaaaaaggaagccaaagagaagggcacctgggttcagctgaagcgccag CctgcgccacccagagaagcccactttgtgaggactaacggaaaggagcctgagctgctggagcccattCCATACGAATTCATGGCCTAA